A window from Dehalobacter sp. DCA encodes these proteins:
- a CDS encoding redox-sensing transcriptional repressor Rex — translation MKTLKIPEATIIRLSVYSRYLTEIDRKGIITISSGDIAEGVGVSPAQVRKDLAYFGEFGIRGVGYNVKDLHKNILRIMGLSNEWSVCLVGLGNLGLALSTYKGFKERGFSIINIFDNDPQKTGMKINDIEVLPIETMEEVVAQNQIQIGAITVPASAAQEIADKLIKGGVQAILNFAPVVLNVPPTVELRNVDLSVNLEVLTFNLGGKMA, via the coding sequence TTGAAAACCTTGAAAATTCCTGAAGCAACGATTATACGGCTTTCCGTATATTCTCGTTATCTGACAGAGATAGACCGCAAAGGAATCATAACAATTTCTTCAGGTGACATTGCTGAAGGAGTAGGCGTAAGTCCTGCTCAGGTTCGTAAAGACCTTGCTTATTTTGGGGAGTTTGGGATTCGTGGAGTAGGTTACAATGTCAAAGACTTGCATAAAAATATTCTTCGGATCATGGGTCTCAGCAATGAGTGGAGCGTCTGCCTCGTAGGACTGGGCAACCTCGGACTGGCCCTGAGTACGTATAAGGGTTTTAAAGAACGCGGATTTTCAATCATCAATATTTTTGACAACGATCCCCAAAAAACTGGGATGAAGATTAACGATATCGAAGTATTGCCGATTGAAACGATGGAAGAAGTCGTCGCCCAAAACCAGATCCAGATCGGGGCAATAACTGTCCCGGCGTCTGCGGCCCAAGAAATTGCCGATAAACTTATTAAAGGCGGAGTCCAGGCCATTTTGAATTTTGCACCTGTGGTTTTAAATGTTCCTCCCACTGTGGAACTCAGAAATGTAGATTTGTCTGTAAACCTTGAAGTGCTGACATTCAATCTGGGCGGGAAAATGGCTTAG
- a CDS encoding SPOR domain-containing protein gives MGKKFRSGVLISIIMVILGLSAVGWFVWYTGKMFVGLVSSETAVTSENPSETNSEILNLPEIKLWTCQIGVYKDKENAEALLQNLHNKGWQAVIISKEPYQVAVGAFGSDEEALFYYQGLLENGIDSWVREVTYPALHYKVSGSETETVLEILELANSLCAGLGQDNDQTDVAEKIQDVKDSDYPEDFRHLQDNLSALNASLDGQGNFQYKYNQQLLQVFAEYKWVTYKYFEQNP, from the coding sequence ATGGGAAAAAAATTTAGATCAGGTGTTTTGATTTCAATCATAATGGTAATACTAGGATTATCTGCTGTCGGTTGGTTTGTATGGTATACCGGAAAGATGTTTGTCGGGCTTGTTTCCTCAGAGACCGCCGTTACCTCAGAAAATCCGTCAGAAACAAACAGTGAGATCCTCAATTTGCCGGAAATCAAACTTTGGACCTGTCAAATCGGTGTTTATAAGGATAAAGAAAATGCCGAAGCATTGCTGCAGAATTTGCATAACAAGGGCTGGCAGGCTGTGATCATCAGTAAGGAGCCTTATCAGGTTGCGGTGGGTGCCTTTGGCTCCGATGAAGAGGCGCTTTTTTATTACCAGGGCTTATTGGAAAACGGTATTGATTCATGGGTCAGGGAAGTGACGTATCCTGCTTTGCACTATAAGGTCAGCGGCAGCGAAACGGAAACGGTTCTGGAAATACTTGAGCTGGCGAATTCATTATGTGCAGGTCTTGGACAAGACAATGATCAAACTGATGTCGCAGAGAAAATTCAGGATGTTAAAGACAGCGATTATCCGGAAGATTTCAGGCATTTGCAGGATAATTTGAGCGCCCTTAATGCTTCCCTGGATGGTCAGGGGAATTTTCAATATAAGTATAATCAGCAGCTTCTTCAAGTCTTTGCTGAGTATAAATGGGTTACTTACAAGTATTTTGAACAAAATCCCTGA
- a CDS encoding bifunctional folylpolyglutamate synthase/dihydrofolate synthase — translation MTEYEKTLEYIKNLTKFGINLGLERIKALLDRLDHPEKKLKVIHIGGTNGKGSTTAMLQSIMTQAGYRAGMFTSPHLHDFRERITINGEMISPEDVVSGINKLKPHLEEMERLGIEHPTEFEVCTALALCYFAEKQPDLVLLEVGLGGEIDSTNVVTPLISVLTSIGMDHMDYLGDTLQAITGVKAGIIKDGVPVVTSSDKPEVLKVIEERAAQKGSRMIEVGRDVHWRHPGDGSQRFGYEGLCWSYPDLELALLGEHQFTNAAAALAVCEVLVETYSLDISESAVREGLKAVRWPGRLELLLRNPRVLLDGAHNADGMMSLAKALQQYAGGPLKRNRLLLCLGMLRDKEIEKAVEIIAPLADEIIVTKPDSPRAGDWEYVARIAEKYLTQENVLTVEDPAGAVRKGLEIMKSGDLLCVTGSLYMISGVRKFLLDHYTHQE, via the coding sequence ATGACGGAATACGAAAAGACATTGGAATATATTAAGAATCTGACAAAGTTCGGTATTAACCTCGGACTGGAGCGGATTAAGGCTTTGCTGGATCGTCTGGATCACCCGGAAAAGAAATTGAAAGTGATTCATATCGGCGGCACCAACGGGAAAGGATCGACGACGGCAATGCTTCAGTCGATTATGACGCAGGCCGGTTATCGCGCGGGAATGTTTACATCCCCCCACCTTCATGATTTCCGGGAAAGAATCACGATAAACGGAGAGATGATCTCGCCGGAAGATGTGGTTTCAGGGATCAATAAGCTAAAACCCCATCTGGAGGAAATGGAGCGTCTCGGGATTGAACATCCGACCGAATTTGAAGTCTGCACGGCGCTGGCCCTGTGTTATTTTGCTGAGAAACAACCCGATCTGGTCCTTCTGGAGGTTGGTCTCGGCGGTGAAATTGATTCCACCAACGTCGTTACTCCTTTAATATCTGTGCTGACCAGTATTGGCATGGATCATATGGATTATCTTGGAGATACGCTTCAAGCAATTACTGGGGTAAAGGCCGGCATTATTAAGGATGGCGTTCCAGTGGTCACTTCCTCGGACAAGCCGGAAGTTCTGAAGGTCATCGAGGAACGGGCTGCCCAAAAAGGATCCAGGATGATTGAGGTAGGCCGCGATGTACATTGGCGGCACCCGGGTGATGGTTCGCAGCGTTTTGGCTATGAAGGCTTGTGCTGGTCTTATCCGGATCTGGAGCTCGCACTTCTTGGGGAACATCAGTTTACCAATGCAGCAGCTGCGCTAGCTGTCTGTGAAGTATTAGTTGAAACGTATTCCCTGGATATATCTGAAAGTGCTGTCAGGGAAGGTCTCAAAGCAGTCCGCTGGCCGGGCAGGCTGGAACTCTTGCTGCGGAATCCGAGAGTTCTTCTGGACGGGGCACATAATGCCGATGGGATGATGTCTCTGGCTAAGGCGCTGCAGCAGTACGCCGGCGGACCTTTGAAAAGAAACAGGCTGTTGCTTTGTCTTGGCATGCTCAGGGACAAAGAAATAGAAAAAGCCGTTGAGATTATCGCACCGCTGGCCGATGAAATCATCGTGACCAAGCCGGATTCCCCAAGGGCTGGTGACTGGGAGTATGTAGCCAGAATCGCCGAGAAGTATCTAACGCAGGAAAACGTATTGACGGTTGAAGACCCTGCGGGAGCGGTAAGAAAAGGGCTTGAAATAATGAAGTCGGGTGATCTGCTTTGTGTCACCGGCTCCTTGTACATGATCTCCGGGGTAAGAAAATTTTTGCTGGATCATTATACGCATCAAGAATAA
- a CDS encoding diguanylate cyclase, producing MEEYSILAVDDQDFNLIFLKKTLAEYQFLSARNGRQALELLRRCSPDLILLDIVMPEMDGYEVLRQLKYDERTRNIPVIFLTSLDSIEDEEKGFNLGAVDYITKPFKPTIIQARVKNTLRFIHQQKLLERMSHLDGLTEIPNRRFFEEKLASEFGFAATNKRPLSLIMIDVDFFKKFNDQHGHSKGDEALVKVAQIIRSCLNEPHEFLARYGGEEFVVILPDTDAAAGSEIAEKIRYHVSISQLFNNPAGSHAALTVSVGGYSMIPANYEYCHSILEKADACLYQAKKHGRNCVKWDYS from the coding sequence ATGGAAGAATATTCGATTCTTGCAGTGGATGATCAGGACTTCAATCTTATTTTCCTTAAAAAAACTTTAGCTGAATATCAGTTTCTTTCTGCCAGAAACGGCAGACAAGCCCTGGAATTGCTAAGAAGGTGCTCTCCTGACCTGATCCTGCTGGATATCGTGATGCCGGAAATGGATGGTTATGAAGTTCTCAGACAGCTAAAATACGATGAACGGACCAGGAACATCCCCGTTATTTTCCTGACAAGCCTTGACTCCATTGAAGATGAAGAAAAAGGGTTTAATTTGGGTGCTGTAGATTATATCACCAAGCCTTTTAAGCCAACAATCATTCAGGCCCGGGTCAAGAACACTTTACGGTTCATCCATCAGCAAAAACTCTTGGAAAGAATGTCTCACCTGGATGGTCTTACCGAGATCCCAAACCGGCGATTTTTCGAAGAAAAACTTGCTTCCGAATTTGGCTTTGCAGCCACCAACAAGCGTCCGCTTTCGCTGATCATGATTGATGTTGATTTCTTTAAGAAATTCAACGACCAGCATGGGCACTCCAAAGGCGATGAAGCGCTTGTTAAAGTTGCCCAGATCATCCGCTCATGCTTGAATGAACCTCACGAATTTCTGGCCAGGTATGGCGGAGAGGAATTTGTCGTGATTCTTCCGGATACGGATGCGGCTGCCGGAAGTGAAATCGCCGAAAAAATACGTTACCATGTCAGTATATCCCAACTGTTCAACAATCCCGCCGGCAGCCACGCTGCTCTGACCGTCAGTGTGGGCGGATACAGTATGATACCGGCCAATTACGAATACTGTCACAGCATATTGGAAAAAGCCGATGCCTGCTTGTACCAAGCAAAAAAACACGGCAGAAATTGCGTGAAGTGGGATTATTCTTGA